The following DNA comes from Hordeum vulgare subsp. vulgare chromosome 3H, MorexV3_pseudomolecules_assembly, whole genome shotgun sequence.
TATTTAGCTTAGTAGTGTTTAACATTCTCTTTAATGTCTATCATGTACATTTTCACAGTGCCTGCCGTTCCGATTAAGTTATCGTGGCCTAGGCGAACCATTAAGTTATCATGATGGTATTTTTTTTCTACACGGACAGTTTAGGTTTTTTTTCCTAATCGCTGACTAGGCGCAGTGGACACTCTCTCTCTGCACTCCACTTCACTTTCCATTACCCTTACCCATTCCCCTCCCTCACTCTCTCCGCCAAATCCCTAGCAGCAGAGTCCACCGCCGATGGGAGAGCCCACCGCCGACGGGAGGGAGCGGGATTGGAGAGCGGGAACCGAGGTGGGCAGcgagggcggaggaggaggatcttTGGCGGACCTGGAACTCGCGCTCGACGGCATGGGCGGACTGGAGGATAGCGTCGGCGGGCTTCTTCCGCAGCACGTACCGCCGGGGCTCCCCGCCGGGCGCGGAGACCTCGAGGCAGTAGGTGGGATTGGACTGGCCGTGGCCGAACTGCGTGAGGGcgagcgccggcgccggcgcggggAAGCCCAGGACGTGCACGGCCGCGTACCGCAGCAGCGCCGCCTCGTCCAGCGCCTACGCCTCGTGCACCGGCCGCAGCAGGTCCGAGGTCAGCGTCGCcatctcgctcgctcgctcgccagCCGCCGGTCCGGGATTGCATTGCCGAGAGTGGGGAGGCAAAATCGAGAGTGGGGAGGCAAAATCGCACTCATAGTTGGTATGTTGAAGCCATTATGAGATCTTTACTTTTTTTGCTTCCTCCTATTATTATCAATATTTGTAGGCTCCGTAAGCTATTTGCATTCATCTGCATTTGTTCAGGTTCTGGGCGGCATTCATCCTCCTATGGAAGCTGAATAACGAACTAGTTCTGTTCTCATGGAATGTCATTGGCGGTGACATTATCCGCTACCTGAAATCTGGTTGGCCCATATCCCTCATTTTCATTTCCTAAGACTTCACAAAATAGCGCTTTTGCTTCCTTGTGAGAATTATTTGGTCTATACAGAAAGACAAGAGGATATTCATGAATTGAACTCCGCTTAGTAATCAACCAATTAAGCATTCCTTAAATGTTGCTGCAACATACCTGTATGATAGCCACTCTAACTTTACTGTTTTTCTAGGTGCTTTGCTAATTGCCAGGACCATCGCTGTAATCCTTCCATTATGAGATAAGCTTGAAAGTCTGGCCATTATGAGATAAGCTTGAAAGTGAATATGCGAAAGGGAACTACAAGCAGGCCCGCTTGGTTTTGTACAGAGTTATGCAGGTTAAGAAGATATTATATTCACTCACAATTGCTTGTTAACTTTCTCATCTTCCTTAGCTTTACTGAACAATCATACGCTGACGATGCATCTATTTTCCTGCAGATTGGAGGTGTCACTGGTCTTGCACTTGCTGCGACCTTGTTCCTTGGGTTTGGATATTTGACCTTGCTATTTACAGATGATCCATCAGTTCTAGATATTGCGCAGTCTGGAGTCTGGGTAAGGAGAATTATAAGAAGTCAATACTTTGTTTCTCAAGTCTGAGTGATCTTATATTCACTGAATGAATGTGGAATTATTGCAGTTTGTCACTATTACTCAGCCAATAAATGCTATTGCTTTTGTGTTTGATGGGCTCTACTACGGTGTTTCTGACTTCGACTATGCCGCATACTCCACGGTGTTGTTTCTATCCCGCTACTGGTGTTACCGATTATAGCTCCAACGTTTTCATCTTAACAATGTCGATGTATTGGCCATTTTAGCTTTTTGCCGGGGTCGTCTCCTCAGCCTTCCTCCTTGTCGTTGCTCCCAGCTTTGGTCTTGGTGGTGTATGGGCTGGTCTTACTCTTTTTATGGGTCTGCGAGCAATTGCCGGGTTCTGGAGGTAATTCCTTGCTCTTGTTTCGGTAGGAATTGTTTTAAGATCATGGCACTGCATGGCTTTGTTATACCAAGTCCCAGACTTGGATTAGAATGAAAAAAAAGGATCCTTATTCTGGAAAAGAAAATCTGTCAATGGCTTGAGCGAACCCTTCTAGTTTTTCAGGTTAGGGAGCAAAGGTGGGCCATGGGAAATAGTCTGGTCCAAGACTGATTAATATACCATGGGAAATAGTCAGGTTGGGGGCCATTATAGATTTATTTCTGCGAGTTGATCTAACATTCCCTATAGAAGCTGACTGGCTAAACTTATGTTTGGTACACCAGCATAGTTTCTTGACTAGCACTCGTAGGTAACCATAAAAAAAGTTCAGGAATTCATATTCATGGCTTAAACATGTGAAAAGCACCTTACCAAGAGATTTAAGTCTACACAAAGAACCCCTCGTCATCATCCAATTCTTCTTCTCCCAAAGGAGCAATGTGGCCATCATTTACATAAGCCTCATCATCATCCGTATCATCATCAGATTTGAATTGAACATCTTCAAACTCAACAGGTTTTATATTTGTTATGACTGAAACATCAACGCTTGATCCTTCGTCATCATTTCTACTCCAACTAGTGATCTCTTTAGGTAGTGTAATATTTGGCACTGTAATTTCTACATCTATGACATCCATTACATCCGCCTCACCACCTTCATCGTCTTCAATAGCTTCATCAAGGCCTACACCATTTAAAACAGAAGGAGCAAACAAATTGCGTGGATTCATTTTAATAACAGCTGCCCAATCAGGGTTCTTCACATctctcacatagaaaacctgttgAGCTTGGAGGCCTAGAATGTAAGGGTCCCCCTTGAATCTGTCTAGAGTAGTGTCGAGTTCAATAATTCCATATTTGGTGTCCTTCTTATACCCCTTACTCTTAGTTCTATTGGAAGGAGGCACATCAAACCAATCACACTGGAATAGAACAACCTCCTTATCAGGAGGAAAGTCAAGAAATATGATTTTCTTGATCACACTGTAATAATCAATATTGCCCGTGGTTGCATCGCCCTTAACTATGACGCCACTATTTTGGGTACTCAAATCCTTCTCTATATAGGAATTCCGAAAAAAATATCCATTCAAAATTGTACGGTTGTATACAAGAGCTAGGTGATCAGGTCCTTTAGCTAGTGCATAAAGAAGACTGCTGACCTTGCCATCATTGTGGAGTTTTGTGATCTGTTTCATCGAATGGAATATGTGTGAGTGTAATGTACAGTGTTGATACATTATTATGAGGAACACTagtgaaaataagaaagaaacttACCCGTCTCTCAAACCATCCAACAAACTCTTCCTTGTGCCGTTTCTGAGGATTAGGAGAATTGTTACTTGTGAGCTCCTGAAGATGTTCACTTGAAAGAGAAATGATTTTTAGTTCAAAAGCAAATTATTAATGCATATCACGATGTGAAATAAATAAACGAGTATGCTTACTCCATCCATGGCGCAGTTTCCTCATAGTTTGTTATTATGAAATGCCTCATTCTATTAATCTCACCCAAAGAGAATGATTCACAAACAAAACCTGTCTTGGAGTAATCAACTGTACTCATTATGCTAATCCCTGTTGGTGGTTGATCTGTACCTCCATCTTCATGACGTTCAGACTGACTTAGCTTGGTAggcattccatcaaggaatcgaCTGCAAAAAGTCATGCACTCTTCAAGTATGTACCCCTCTGCAATAGAACCTTTTGGTTGAGCCTTGTTACGCACATATCCTTTGAGCGTACGCAAGTATCGCTCAATTGGATACATCCATCTATACAAGACAGGCCCTCCCAACCGGGCCTCTTCAGCAAGATGAATTGGAAGATGCATCATAATATCAAAGAATGTTGGTGGAAAGATCATCTCGAGCTGACATAGAGTTTCTGGAATTGTTTGGCTCAACTTCTCCAAATCTTCATCCCTTAACTCTTTCGAGCATAAATCAGAAAAGAATTTACTCAGCTGAAGCAATGGGTTAACAACATTCTCTGGCAAAAGCTTGCGCAACGCAATAGGAAGAAGTTTCTGAAATATAACATGGCAGTCATGAGTTTTGAGTCCACTAATTTTTCACTTATCGAGGACCACACATCGCTTAATGTGTGAAGCATAGCCATCAGGCATCTTAATGCTCTGCAGAAACTTGAGGAGCATTATCTTCTCTTCCTTATTTAAAGTGTAGCAACCTTTCTTTATTTCATACTTATGCTTACCGGGCTTTGGATGTTGGTCCTTCCTAATTTTCAAGTCCTCCAAATCAAGACGAGCCTTCACAccatcctttgatttcttatctatCTCAAGCAAAGTCCCCAGAATGCTTTCACAAATGTTCTTCTCGATGTGCATAACATCCAAATTGTGCCTAACGAGCAAGTGCTTCCAATATGGGAGCTGGAAAAATACACTTTTCTTCCGCCAGTTATGCCAGCTATTAGTTTCCGGTCGTTTTCTCTTATTTGACCGTCCAAACGGTGCATGCTGAATGCTATCAAGCTCCCGCACAACTTGTTCACCAGTAAGTGCCACTGGAGCTTCTCTATTATCTGTCTTGTTGTTTAACAAGCACTTGTTTTGACGCCATTTGTGGGTCCTCGGCAGAAAACGTCGGTGTCCCATGTAGCAATGCTTTCGACCATACTTTAGCCATAAAAAATCTGTATGTTTGTGGCAATACGGGCATGCTAGCTTCCCTTTTGTGCTCCAACCACTCAGCATTGCATAAGCTGGGTAGTCATTGATGGTCCATAACAAGCATGCATACATCTGGAAATTTCTTTTAGTTGCAGCATCATATGTGTAAGCACCATCCTTCCATAGAATATTCAATTCAtcaatcaagggctgcaagtatacaTCTATGTTATTTCCTGCTGACTTTGGTCGTGGAATAATCATTGACATAATCCAATTTTgttgcttcatgcacatccaaggtggCAAGTTATATGGGATAAGAATGACAGGCCATGTAGTGTGTGATAAACTCATGAGCCCAAAAGGGTTGAATCCATCTGAAGCAAGGCCAAGCCGAACACTGCGAGCATCTTTTGAGAATTTCTTAGAATATTTCTTATCAAAATGCTTCCAGGCCTTTGAATCTGCAGGATGCCTCACTACGCCATCATCCACCCGACCATCCTTATGCCATTTCATATGTGATGACATAACTTCTGTCATGTACAACCTTTGCAGTCTCCGAATGAGTGGGAAATACCTTAGAACTTTCTGTGGCACTGGCTTCCTTGATTTACGACTTGATGTATTGTCTTCGTCACTGGTAGGAGTAGATTTCCATCGAGACGCGTGACAGACAGGGCATTCTTCGGCATCAGCATGATCATTACGGAATAGAACACAATCATTAACGCACGCGTGTATCTTCTTGTAATCCAACCCAAGATCTCGGATCACCTTCCTTACTTTTGCGAGATTAGTAGGAATGCAGTGACCCTTTGGCAGCACCTGCGCGAACATCTGCAGAACTAAATCACATGCTCTGTTGGTCATCCCAGACAcacacttgatttggtaaagcttCACAATGAAAGATAGCTTTGTGACATCCTCGCAACCTGGGTACAACTCTTTTTTTGCCTCTTTCAATAGTTCGAAGAACACCTTGGCTGTTGCATTTGGCTCCTGGTTTCTTCCATCACCGCTGGAATCATCCACATGAATGTATCTTGTACCTTCATCATGATCTGCATTACTTTCCATGCCCGTGCCCCTTATGAGAGTATGGAGCATGTCACACATTCCAGCACCATCATCTACATCATCTTCATTATCAGAATCTTCAGACATGATGCCCTCATCAGGTTGTTCACCATGGTATATCCAGTGAGTGTAGCTCTGATCCATCCCATAGTACAGCAAGTGAGTATGAACCTCCTTTTTATTTCTTTGAGCACTATTCAGACATTTCCTACATGGACATGGTACAGCTGATTTTGGATGAGGACCATCGAAAGCAAAATTCAAGAAATTCTTCATGCCAGTTTGCCACTCAACAGAATCTCTTTCCTTATCCATCCAGCTCTTATCTCGTGTCATTTTGCCTTATCTCCGTAAAGCCTATCCTATTAAAAAAACATAGCAATTGCATTAGTACCTGCACTACAATCAATAGAATCACTAGctgcatcacaagacaagacaacaaggaCACAAGACAATAACATTATAGCCTGCTTAAAATCACAAGTGTTGAAGCCTGAATCACAAGTGTAGAAGCCTGAATCACAAGTGTTGAAGCCGGAATCTAAATTTGCTGCACTCTGCTGCACTTGCAATGACAAATAGTACAGAGGAAAACAGGGAGGGGAATACTCTGAATTTGCTGCACTTTGCTTACTCTGAATTTGTTGCACTTTGCTTACTCTGAATTTGCTGCACTTTGCTGCTCTCAGGAGAGGGACGGCTGACCAGGGGAGACCTTCTGCAGGGCGTTCCACTCATGCACACGGGAGTCCCGGGCAGCCGACCAGGATGGCGGAAGAGCCGGAGCAGAGCCGGTTGGCGCCAGAGTTCATACGtcaggcgatccaaccatgcgcCCACTGGCAGGATCGAGCAGCAGAGATCCAGGGAAGAGAAGGCCGAAGGGCAGAAGGCGCCGAGCAAAGGGTGCCGGATCAAGGTTAGAGGGAGAGGGGAGCGTCAGGGTGGTGCCAGCACGGGCTGCTTCGTCGCGCAGCCATGGTGTGGCTGCTGGATCTAGGATAGTTGATTTATTTGGGGTAGTACTTTTGAGGATCTGGGATAGTTGATTTATTTGGGGTAGTACTTTTGAGGATCTGGGATATGTTTTTTTTAACGTGTATGATTAAGAAACATGCATGCGTAAGATTCCAATATTGCAAGGCCAGCAAATTGTTTTTTCTGAAACGTGTATGATTAAGAAACATGCATGCGTAAGATTCCAATATTGCAAGGCCAGCAAATTGTTTTTTTTAAATGTGTACGATTAAGAAACATGCATGCGTACTTATTTCTTTTTAATAATGTAAAGATTGAAGGCAACCATATATACTAGTATGAATACATGTGCAATGCACGACTTAAAATTAGCAAGTGATATTGGCACAAAGCTTCAGCTAGTAGATAGATTAGGGTTTTAACCTTCATAATGGGCGGCACTTCATCTTCGTGtttatttttcgggcttcggtcgTCCTCAAGTTCGT
Coding sequences within:
- the LOC123441716 gene encoding protein DETOXIFICATION 44, chloroplastic-like — encoded protein: MQIGGVTGLALAATLFLGFGYLTLLFTDDPSVLDIAQSGVWFVTITQPINAIAFVFDGLYYGVSDFDYAAYSTLFAGVVSSAFLLVVAPSFGLGGVWAGLTLFMGLRAIAGFWRFYICYD